The following proteins come from a genomic window of Misgurnus anguillicaudatus unplaced genomic scaffold, ASM2758022v2 HiC_scaffold_28, whole genome shotgun sequence:
- the LOC141362564 gene encoding cytosolic 5'-nucleotidase 1A-like isoform X2, giving the protein MQQCNGKNNKKMIRDKIATQRLPKPQNAMTIAVSSRALFNMDLEQEIYEQQGMEAYLSYQFQHETEPFTPGPAFSFIKAVEAVNAKLRELYPDSEELFDVVLMTSNHAHVGLRLINSINHHQLFIERFCMTGGKSPIGYLKAYHTNLYLSADSMKVREAIEQGIAAATVFSPGKITEVPETQLRVAFDGDAVLFSDESERIYKAHGLDKFFEHEKAHENKPLDHGPLKGFLESLGKLQQKFYGKGQRMDCPIRTYLVTARSAASSGTRALKTLRSWGLEIDEALFLAGAPKGPMLEKIKPHIFFDDQMFHVEGAAELGTVAAHVPYGIAQRFPSGKDVKKDVSFKQPE; this is encoded by the exons CCAAAGCCTCAGAATGCCATGACTATTGCTGTGTCCTCTCGTGCCCTCTTCAATATGGATCTGGAGCAGGAGATCTATGAACAGCAGGGAATGGAAGCATATCTGAGTTACCAGTTTCAACATGAGACTGAGCCTTTTACTCCTGGACCTGCTTTTTCCTTCATTAAG GCAGTGGAAGCAGTGAATGCTAAGCTGAGGGAATTGTATCCAGACAGTGAAGAGCTCTTTGACGTGGTTCTGATGACCAGCAATCATGCTCATGTGGGACTTAGACTCATCAACTCAATTAACCACCACC AGCTGTTTATAGAGCGCTTTTGCATGACTGGCGGCAAGAGTCCTATTGGCTATCTGAAAGCCTACCATACCAACCTTTACCTGTCTGCAGATTCTATGAAAGTAAGAGAAGCCATTGAACAAG GAATTGCAGCAGCAACAGTGTTCTCCCCAGGAAAAATAACAGAGGTTCCAGAGACTCAGCTGCGAGTGGCCTTTGATGGAGATGCTGTTCTCTTCTCAGATGAATCGGAGAGAATCTACAAAGCTCATGGATTGGATAAGTTCTTTGAGCACGAAAAGGCCCATGAAAATAAACCCCTTGATCAT GGGCCACTGAAGGGATTTTTGGAATCCCTAGGGAAACTGCAACAGAAATTTTATGGCAAAGGTCAACGAATGGACTGTCCAATTCGTACCTACTTGGTCACTGCTAGAAGTGCAGCCAGTTCAGGCACCCGGGCCCTAAAGACACTACGTTCCTGGGGTCTGGAGATAGATGAGGCCCTCTTTCTTGCGGGGGCCCCCAAGGGCCCCATGCTAGAAAAGATTAAGCCTCATATCTTCTTTGATGATCAGATGTTTCACGTAGAAGGAGCAGCAGAACTTGGAACTGTGGCAGCTCATGTTCCTTATGGAATTGCCCAGAGGTTTCCATCAGGGAAGGATGTAAAAAAGGATGTGTCTTTCAAGCAGCCAGAGTGA
- the LOC141362564 gene encoding cytosolic 5'-nucleotidase 1A-like isoform X3: MTIAVSSRALFNMDLEQEIYEQQGMEAYLSYQFQHETEPFTPGPAFSFIKAVEAVNAKLRELYPDSEELFDVVLMTSNHAHVGLRLINSINHHQLFIERFCMTGGKSPIGYLKAYHTNLYLSADSMKVREAIEQGIAAATVFSPGKITEVPETQLRVAFDGDAVLFSDESERIYKAHGLDKFFEHEKAHENKPLDHGPLKGFLESLGKLQQKFYGKGQRMDCPIRTYLVTARSAASSGTRALKTLRSWGLEIDEALFLAGAPKGPMLEKIKPHIFFDDQMFHVEGAAELGTVAAHVPYGIAQRFPSGKDVKKDVSFKQPE, encoded by the exons ATGACTATTGCTGTGTCCTCTCGTGCCCTCTTCAATATGGATCTGGAGCAGGAGATCTATGAACAGCAGGGAATGGAAGCATATCTGAGTTACCAGTTTCAACATGAGACTGAGCCTTTTACTCCTGGACCTGCTTTTTCCTTCATTAAG GCAGTGGAAGCAGTGAATGCTAAGCTGAGGGAATTGTATCCAGACAGTGAAGAGCTCTTTGACGTGGTTCTGATGACCAGCAATCATGCTCATGTGGGACTTAGACTCATCAACTCAATTAACCACCACC AGCTGTTTATAGAGCGCTTTTGCATGACTGGCGGCAAGAGTCCTATTGGCTATCTGAAAGCCTACCATACCAACCTTTACCTGTCTGCAGATTCTATGAAAGTAAGAGAAGCCATTGAACAAG GAATTGCAGCAGCAACAGTGTTCTCCCCAGGAAAAATAACAGAGGTTCCAGAGACTCAGCTGCGAGTGGCCTTTGATGGAGATGCTGTTCTCTTCTCAGATGAATCGGAGAGAATCTACAAAGCTCATGGATTGGATAAGTTCTTTGAGCACGAAAAGGCCCATGAAAATAAACCCCTTGATCAT GGGCCACTGAAGGGATTTTTGGAATCCCTAGGGAAACTGCAACAGAAATTTTATGGCAAAGGTCAACGAATGGACTGTCCAATTCGTACCTACTTGGTCACTGCTAGAAGTGCAGCCAGTTCAGGCACCCGGGCCCTAAAGACACTACGTTCCTGGGGTCTGGAGATAGATGAGGCCCTCTTTCTTGCGGGGGCCCCCAAGGGCCCCATGCTAGAAAAGATTAAGCCTCATATCTTCTTTGATGATCAGATGTTTCACGTAGAAGGAGCAGCAGAACTTGGAACTGTGGCAGCTCATGTTCCTTATGGAATTGCCCAGAGGTTTCCATCAGGGAAGGATGTAAAAAAGGATGTGTCTTTCAAGCAGCCAGAGTGA
- the LOC141362564 gene encoding cytosolic 5'-nucleotidase 1A-like isoform X1, which yields MDKTRVKEMHSFWERKESSPSKKPKPPKPQNAMTIAVSSRALFNMDLEQEIYEQQGMEAYLSYQFQHETEPFTPGPAFSFIKAVEAVNAKLRELYPDSEELFDVVLMTSNHAHVGLRLINSINHHQLFIERFCMTGGKSPIGYLKAYHTNLYLSADSMKVREAIEQGIAAATVFSPGKITEVPETQLRVAFDGDAVLFSDESERIYKAHGLDKFFEHEKAHENKPLDHGPLKGFLESLGKLQQKFYGKGQRMDCPIRTYLVTARSAASSGTRALKTLRSWGLEIDEALFLAGAPKGPMLEKIKPHIFFDDQMFHVEGAAELGTVAAHVPYGIAQRFPSGKDVKKDVSFKQPE from the exons CCAAAGCCTCAGAATGCCATGACTATTGCTGTGTCCTCTCGTGCCCTCTTCAATATGGATCTGGAGCAGGAGATCTATGAACAGCAGGGAATGGAAGCATATCTGAGTTACCAGTTTCAACATGAGACTGAGCCTTTTACTCCTGGACCTGCTTTTTCCTTCATTAAG GCAGTGGAAGCAGTGAATGCTAAGCTGAGGGAATTGTATCCAGACAGTGAAGAGCTCTTTGACGTGGTTCTGATGACCAGCAATCATGCTCATGTGGGACTTAGACTCATCAACTCAATTAACCACCACC AGCTGTTTATAGAGCGCTTTTGCATGACTGGCGGCAAGAGTCCTATTGGCTATCTGAAAGCCTACCATACCAACCTTTACCTGTCTGCAGATTCTATGAAAGTAAGAGAAGCCATTGAACAAG GAATTGCAGCAGCAACAGTGTTCTCCCCAGGAAAAATAACAGAGGTTCCAGAGACTCAGCTGCGAGTGGCCTTTGATGGAGATGCTGTTCTCTTCTCAGATGAATCGGAGAGAATCTACAAAGCTCATGGATTGGATAAGTTCTTTGAGCACGAAAAGGCCCATGAAAATAAACCCCTTGATCAT GGGCCACTGAAGGGATTTTTGGAATCCCTAGGGAAACTGCAACAGAAATTTTATGGCAAAGGTCAACGAATGGACTGTCCAATTCGTACCTACTTGGTCACTGCTAGAAGTGCAGCCAGTTCAGGCACCCGGGCCCTAAAGACACTACGTTCCTGGGGTCTGGAGATAGATGAGGCCCTCTTTCTTGCGGGGGCCCCCAAGGGCCCCATGCTAGAAAAGATTAAGCCTCATATCTTCTTTGATGATCAGATGTTTCACGTAGAAGGAGCAGCAGAACTTGGAACTGTGGCAGCTCATGTTCCTTATGGAATTGCCCAGAGGTTTCCATCAGGGAAGGATGTAAAAAAGGATGTGTCTTTCAAGCAGCCAGAGTGA